A genome region from Magnolia sinica isolate HGM2019 chromosome 8, MsV1, whole genome shotgun sequence includes the following:
- the LOC131254374 gene encoding MDIS1-interacting receptor like kinase 2-like, with product MAIHKSLSLAFLLFFLPFLSSSHATISSATAGLPEAEALLKWKASLSPAQALHSWSLPATNASTNTLSPCKWTGISCNSLGSVTEISLPSAGLQGKLDNLSFPSFPNLVHLNLSSNTLTGTIPAHIGALYKLTSLNLSANSISGSIPLDIGNLVNLNELDLSINHLDASIPSTLGNLSKLSILRLDQNRISGSIPPQMGNLQDLVLLTVYQNNLTGPIPPALGSIPSTLGKLTKLTVLSLFQNQISGSIPPELGNLISLNQLTLRQNNLTGLIPPALGNLRNLTLLFLSSNQISGSIPPQFGNLTNLEKLDLSINSLTGSIPSTLGNLTKLTLLYLFQNQISGSIPHKAGNMVNLRMVDMSINLLTGYIPATLGNLTKLTWFSCIDCQLSGSLPQEMINMANLARLYLDGNSLSGYLPQLCQGGSLQFFTAVGNHFTGEIPKSIRNCTSLIRVRLNGNRLAANVSEAFGVYPHLSFMDVSNNMLFGELSPNWGECRNLTKLQLSGNMITGRIAPEIGQLMQLRVLGLSSNQLVGKIPKEFGRLTSLFNLTLNENQLSGQIPQEIGKLSNLEVLDLSMNHLSGPIPPQLGDCFKLQYLKLSENVLNGSIPFQIGNLVYLQGLLDLSHNSLNGQISPQLTKLIRLEKLNLSHNMLSGSIPPSFEGMFSLQSIDFSYNALEGHLPNSKSFQKAPIEAFIYNKGLCGEVQGLRPCNASSINHGEAMKGHRVVILIILPVSVALFLLLVIIGISSIYYQRRRNIKKRVLERRSGNPFSIWNYDGIVVFEDIVEATEGFDDKYCIGIGGYGKVYKANLPLGQVVAVKKLHPLEGGDQSDQRSFRNEIQALTEIRHRNIVKLYGFCCHPRCSFLVYEYMERGSLASILSNDEGAAQLDWTLRVNIVKGVAHALSYMHHDCTLRIVHRDLSSNNVLLNSELEASVSDFGTARLLIPDSSNWTTLAGTCGYIAPELAYTMRVTEKCDVFSFGVVALEVMMGRHPGELISFLSSPNREDILLKDMLDQRLSDPMAEVAQEVIFTVSMALACIQLDPDSRPNMHHVAQELSVGRPSFSLESFNALTFCQLMNLKE from the exons ATGGCCATACATAAATCTCTCTCCCtcgcttttctcctctttttcctaccctttctttcttcttcccatGCAACAATATCATCTGCAACAGCAGGACTGCCAGAAGCAGAGGCTCTCCTGAAATGGAAAGCCAGCCTCTCACCAGCACAAGCTCTCCACTCATGGTCACTTCCTGCTACTAATGCCAGCACCAACACCCTATCTCCATGCAAATGGACTGGGATCTCATGTAACAGCCTTGGAAGTGTAACAGAGATAAGCCTACCGAGTGCAGGCTTGCAAGGTAAGCTCGACAACTTGAGCTTCCCCTCATTTCCAAACCTCGTTCATCTCAATCTCAGTAGCAACACTCTCACTGGTACCATCCCAGCTCATATTGGCGCTCTTTATAAACTCACATCGCTCAATCTGTCTGCAAATAGTATAAGTGGATCAATACCCCTAGATATAGGGaatcttgtgaatttgaatgaaCTAGACTTGTCCATTAACCACCTAGATgcttctatcccttccactttagggaacttgtCAAAGCTTTCCATCTTGCGCCTGGACCAAAATCGAATCTCTGGCTCCATTCCACCACAGATGGGGAATCTGCAAGATCTGGTTCTGTTGACTGTGTATcaaaacaatctgactggtccGATCCCTCcagctttag gttctatcccttccactttagggaagTTGACAAAGCTGACAGTCCTCTCCctctttcaaaatcaaatttctggttctattCCTCCAGAACTTGGGAATTTAATTAGTCTCAATCAGCTAACATTGAGGcaaaacaatctgactggtctgatccctcctgctttgggtaatttgagaaaccttacactgTTGTTCCTCTccagcaatcaaatttctggttcaattcctccacAATTTGGGAATTTAACGAATCTCGAAAAACTTGATCTGTCCATTAACagtctaacaggttctatcccttccactttagggaacttgacaAAGCTGACACTCCTCTACctctttcaaaatcaaatttctggCTCTATTCCTCACAAAGCAGGGAATATGGTTAATCTCAGGATGGTTGACATGTCCATTAACCTTTTAACAGGTTATATCCCTGCTACTTTAGGAAACTTGACCAAGCTTACTTGGTTCTCCTGCATTGACTGTCAATTATCTGGTTCCTTGCCTCAAGAAATGATAAACATGGCAAATCTTGCTAGACTCTACTTGGATGGCAACAGCCTCTCTGGCTATTTACCTCAGTTATGCCAGGGCGGATCTCTTCAATTCTTCACTGCTGTTGGCAACCATTTCACTGGTGAGATCCCAAAAAGCATCAGAAACTGCACTAGCTTAATAAGAGTGCGACTTAATGGAAACCGACTTGCTGCAAACGTATCGGAAGCCTTTGGTGTATACCCGCATCTCTCATTCATGGATGTCAGCAACAACATGTTGTTTGGTGAACTCTCACCAAATTGGGGAGAATGCCGAAATTTGACAAAGCTACAATTATCCGGGAACATGATCACCGGTAGAATTGCTCCTGAGATAGGGCAGTTGATGCAGCTACGTGTGCTTGGTCTTTCTTCAAACCAGCTGGTAGGCAAGATTCCAAAGGAATTTGGGAGGCTGACTTCTTTGTTCAACTTAACTTTAAATGAAAACCAGCTTTCTGGTCAGATACCCCAGGAGATTGGAAAACTATCCAATTTGGAGGTTCTTGACTTGTCAATGAATCACCTAAGTGGTCCAATACCACCTCAATTAGGTGATTGCTTCAAACTCCAATATCTGAAATTGAgcgaaaatgttttaaatggaagCATTCCTTTTCAGATCGGTAACCTAGTATACCTACAAGGCTTACTAGATctaagtcataactccctcaatggACAAATATCACCACAACTCACGAAATTGATTCGGCTGGAAAAGTTAAACCTCTCCCACAACATGCTATCAGGCTCCATTCCACCTTCTTTTGAAGGGATGTTCAGCTTGcaatccattgatttttcatacaatgctTTGGAAGGTCATCTTCCCAACAGCAAAAGCTTTCAGAAGGCTCCTATAGAGGCATTCATATATAATAAGGGCTTATGTGGTGAAGTACAAGGTTTGCGACCTTGCAATGCCTCTTCAATCAATCATGGTGAAGCGATGAAAGGTCACAGAGTTGTGATCCTCATTATTCTTCCTGTCTCAGTggccttgtttcttttattaGTAATCATTGGCATTTCTTCCATTTATtaccaaagaagaagaaatataaaaaaaAGGGTTCTTGAGAGAAGAAGCGGAaatccattttcaatatggaattatgatgggaTTGTTGTGTTTGAAGACATCGTGGAGGCGACAGAGGGTTTTGACGACAAATACTGCATTGGCATTGGAGGGTATGGAAAAGTTTACAAAGCAAATCTACCGCTGGGTCAGGTagtagctgtgaagaaacttCACCCACTCGAAGGAGGGGATCAATCtgatcaaagaagttttagaaatgagatacaagcaTTAACCGAAATCCGACATCGCAACATAGTGAAGCTTTATGGCTTTTGCTGCCATCCTCGATGCTCGTTTCTCGTCTATGAGTACATGGAAAGGGGAAGCTTGGCAAGTATCCTAAGCAATGATGAAGGAGCTGCACAATTGGACTGGACTCTAAGGGTGAATATTgttaaaggtgtggcccatgctTTATCTTACATGCACCATGATTGCACCCTGCGAATTGTCCATCGAGACCTATCAAGCAACAACGTTCTGCTAAATTCAGAACTTGAGGCTAGTGTTTCTGATTTTGGCACTGCACGATTGCTGATACCTGATTCGTCCAATTGGACTACGCTTGCAGGCACTTGTGGATACATCGCTCCAG AGCTTGCATATACAATGAGGGTGACTGAGAAATGTGACGTCTTTAGCTTTGGTGTTGTGGCCCTTGAAGTGATGATGGGAAGGCATCCTGGGGAGCTCATCTCCTTTTTGTCATCACCAAATAGAGAAGATATACTGCTAAAGGATATGTTGGACCAACGTCTCTCCGATCCGATGGCAGAGGTTGCACAGGAAGTCATATTTACAGTGTCCATGGCCCTTGCATGCATTCAGCTAGATCCAGACTCTCGGCCAAACATGCACCACGTGGCTCAGGAGCTATCTGTTGGCAGGCCTTCTTTCTCTCTAGAGTCATTCAATGCACTTACATTTTGTCAACTGATGAATCTCAAGGAATAA